The Methanohalophilus levihalophilus genome has a segment encoding these proteins:
- a CDS encoding 50S ribosomal protein L2 encodes MAKRIISQNRGRGSPTYRAPSHRFKAALRHPVKINEGTVSATVVDVEHDPARSAPIVKVSFEDGSEKLILAPEGIAIGDVIECGAEAEIKPGNVLPLFRIPEGVPICNIESKPNDGGCFARASGAYATLVGHEKTRTSIQMPSGELKWFNPKCRATIGIVAGGGRVEKPFLKAGKKYHKLKTRAAKYPRVSGIAMNVIDHPFGGGNRKHPGKPTTVSRNAPPGRKVGQIAARRTGKR; translated from the coding sequence ATGGCAAAAAGAATTATTTCACAGAACAGAGGCCGGGGTTCACCAACCTACAGAGCTCCCTCACACAGGTTCAAAGCTGCTCTGCGACATCCTGTTAAAATAAATGAAGGTACTGTTTCAGCAACAGTCGTAGACGTTGAGCATGATCCTGCAAGGTCTGCACCAATTGTAAAAGTTTCCTTTGAAGATGGCAGTGAGAAATTGATTCTCGCACCAGAAGGTATTGCAATTGGCGATGTAATCGAATGCGGCGCAGAAGCTGAAATCAAACCAGGGAATGTCCTTCCACTCTTCAGGATTCCTGAAGGTGTACCAATTTGTAATATCGAGTCAAAGCCTAATGATGGCGGATGCTTTGCCAGAGCTTCCGGCGCTTATGCAACTCTTGTAGGGCACGAGAAGACTCGTACATCAATACAGATGCCATCCGGTGAACTGAAATGGTTCAACCCTAAATGCAGAGCTACAATAGGTATTGTGGCAGGTGGCGGTCGTGTAGAGAAGCCTTTCCTTAAAGCCGGTAAAAAATACCACAAGCTTAAGACAAGGGCAGCAAAGTATCCGAGAGTTTCAGGTATTGCCATGAACGTTATTGACCACCCATTTGGTGGAGGTAACAGGAAACATCCGGGTAAACCCACGACTGTAAGCAGGAATGCTCCACCTGGACGTAAGGTTGGACAGATTGCAGCAAGGAGAACCGGAAAGCGTTAA
- a CDS encoding 50S ribosomal protein L23 has translation MSVIEYPFITEKAMMHMEDNKLQFVVDTRSNKDQIKEEVTKMYGFKVTDVCTMTTMKGKKKALVTFEEPDAAHEIATRIGLM, from the coding sequence ATGAGCGTTATTGAATACCCGTTCATCACAGAAAAAGCTATGATGCACATGGAAGACAACAAATTACAGTTTGTTGTTGACACCAGATCCAACAAGGATCAAATCAAAGAAGAAGTCACAAAGATGTATGGTTTCAAGGTAACCGATGTTTGTACCATGACAACTATGAAAGGCAAGAAGAAAGCCCTTGTGACTTTTGAAGAACCAGATGCAGCACATGAAATTGCAACCAGAATTGGTTTAATGTGA